The following are encoded together in the Robertmurraya sp. FSL R5-0851 genome:
- a CDS encoding 3-hydroxybutyryl-CoA dehydrogenase: MEIKKVMVIGAGQMGAGIAQVCAQAGYDCLLHDLNEDYCLRGLGVIRKNLARQVDKGKMTQDQMEVILAYIQPSTDLHNASGVDLVIEAAVENMEVKTKIFRELDKIAPDHAILASNTSSLPITEIAAATSRPEKVIGMHFMNPVPVMKLVEIIRGLATDDEVYELIEGMTKTIGKVPVEVNDYPGFVSNRILMPMINEAIYTLYEGVATKEAIDEVMKLGMNHPMGPLTLADFIGLDTCLYIMETLYEGFGDSKYRPCPLLRKYVKAGWLGRKSGRGFYEYS; encoded by the coding sequence ATGGAAATCAAAAAGGTAATGGTTATTGGTGCTGGCCAGATGGGAGCTGGAATTGCTCAAGTGTGTGCCCAAGCGGGTTACGATTGTTTATTGCATGATCTAAACGAAGACTATTGTTTACGTGGACTTGGGGTGATCCGGAAAAACCTAGCGCGTCAAGTAGATAAAGGAAAAATGACACAAGACCAGATGGAAGTGATTTTAGCCTACATCCAGCCTTCCACTGATTTGCATAACGCAAGTGGTGTGGACCTAGTGATTGAAGCAGCAGTGGAAAACATGGAGGTCAAAACAAAGATTTTCCGTGAGCTCGATAAAATCGCTCCTGATCACGCAATCCTTGCGAGCAACACTTCCTCACTACCGATTACAGAAATTGCGGCAGCAACCTCAAGGCCGGAAAAAGTCATCGGAATGCACTTTATGAATCCTGTTCCAGTGATGAAGCTCGTAGAAATCATCCGTGGTCTGGCAACGGATGACGAGGTGTATGAACTGATCGAAGGGATGACAAAAACGATTGGAAAAGTGCCAGTTGAAGTGAATGATTACCCTGGGTTCGTATCCAACCGAATTCTCATGCCGATGATTAACGAAGCCATCTATACGCTTTATGAAGGAGTAGCCACGAAGGAAGCGATCGATGAGGTCATGAAGCTTGGGATGAACCATCCAATGGGACCACTCACCTTGGCCGACTTTATCGGGCTCGATACTTGTCTGTATATTATGGAAACTCTCTACGAAGGCTTTGGCGACAGCAAATATCGCCCATGCCCATTGCTCAGAAAATACGTAAAAGCTGGCTGGCTCGGAAGGAAATCAGGCCGCGGGTTTTATGAGTATAGTTAA
- a CDS encoding acetyl-CoA C-acetyltransferase produces MGKTVILSGVRTPFGKMGGSLSAFTASDLGGLVIKEALGRAGVEAEKVDEVIFGTVLQGGQGQIPSRQAAQKAGLPWNVKTETINKVCASGMRSVTLGDQIIRLGDEEVIVAGGMESMSNAPYFLPKARWGLRMGDSSVKDLMVYDGLTCTFTGVHMGTYGNGVAKEMELSREEQDQWALRSHQRTVQAIESGVLAEEMVAVRVPQRKGEPLVVSTDESPRKDTSMEKLSKLAPVFNSDGTITAGNAPGVNDGAAALVLMSEERAAREGRTPEAYIIGQAAVAVEAKDFPKTPGIVINELVKKTGKSVEEIDLFEINEAFAAVALASAEIAGLDHEKVNVNGGAVAIGHPIGASGARIIITLMYELKRRGGGIGVAAICSGGGQGDAIMIEVPKQ; encoded by the coding sequence ATGGGGAAAACAGTTATTTTAAGCGGAGTTCGTACACCTTTTGGAAAAATGGGCGGAAGCTTAAGCGCATTTACAGCATCTGATTTAGGGGGATTGGTGATCAAGGAAGCACTTGGTCGTGCAGGAGTAGAAGCAGAAAAAGTGGATGAAGTGATTTTTGGAACGGTTCTGCAAGGGGGGCAGGGTCAGATTCCATCACGACAAGCAGCTCAAAAGGCAGGACTTCCATGGAATGTGAAAACAGAAACGATCAATAAGGTTTGTGCTTCTGGGATGCGAAGTGTGACGTTAGGAGATCAAATCATCCGTTTAGGTGATGAAGAAGTCATCGTTGCCGGAGGAATGGAGTCGATGAGCAACGCTCCTTATTTTCTTCCAAAAGCTCGTTGGGGATTACGAATGGGCGATTCGTCCGTAAAGGATTTAATGGTGTATGACGGACTAACTTGTACGTTTACGGGTGTTCATATGGGAACATACGGAAATGGTGTGGCAAAGGAAATGGAGCTTTCGCGCGAGGAGCAGGATCAATGGGCGCTTCGAAGCCACCAGCGTACCGTTCAAGCAATCGAATCTGGTGTTTTAGCCGAAGAAATGGTAGCGGTTCGAGTTCCACAGCGAAAAGGCGAACCACTTGTGGTGTCAACTGATGAGTCACCGAGAAAAGATACTAGCATGGAAAAGCTGTCTAAGCTTGCACCAGTGTTTAACTCAGACGGAACAATCACAGCCGGAAATGCACCAGGAGTGAATGATGGAGCTGCAGCACTAGTGTTGATGAGTGAAGAACGAGCGGCTCGGGAAGGAAGAACACCAGAAGCTTATATTATCGGGCAGGCAGCTGTCGCGGTAGAAGCAAAGGATTTCCCGAAAACGCCTGGAATCGTGATTAACGAATTGGTAAAGAAAACGGGTAAATCAGTCGAGGAAATTGATTTGTTTGAAATCAACGAAGCCTTTGCAGCGGTTGCTTTAGCAAGTGCAGAAATTGCTGGACTTGATCATGAAAAGGTCAATGTAAATGGTGGAGCCGTAGCGATTGGTCATCCGATCGGTGCGAGTGGGGCAAGAATCATCATTACGTTAATGTACGAGTTAAAGAGACGTGGCGGTGGAATCGGTGTAGCAGCGATTTGCTCAGGTGGAGGGCAAGGAGATGCGATTATGATTGAGGTGCCAAAACAGTAG
- a CDS encoding heterodisulfide reductase-related iron-sulfur binding cluster — MNAMLWINLIAFLIVTAYAVSLFVYVVKTRIEYIKLGKKVEFESRVKERLDKIWVNVFGQKKLLKDKKSGMIHVMFFYGFILVQFGAIDFIIKGLVPGAHLPLGPLYPGFTFFQEMVTLMILVAVFWAFHRRYVEKLVRLKRNFKSGLVLIFIGGLMLSVLLGNGMSLIWHAHEASWTEPIASLVSLAFSWIGETASIAIFYVAWWIHLLFLLAFLVYVPQSKHAHLIAGPANVYFNRLEKPGKLTKIDFEDETQETFGVGKIEDFTQHQLIDLYACVECGRCTNMCPATGTGKMLSPMDLIVKMRDHLTNHGAAITQKQPWVPTFAFSNTKGNQIALAAAGKGVQESAASLAYSPSLIGDVITEEEIWACTTCRNCEDQCPVMNEHVDKIIDLRRYLVLTEGKMDADAQRAMQNIERQGNPWGLNRKERENWRTEREDVLIPTVKEMKKSGEEFEYLFWVGSMGSYDNRSQKIALSFAKLLNEAGVKFAILGSKEKNSGDTARRLGNEFVFQELATKNIEEFEKSEVKKIVTIDPHAYNTFKNEYPDFGLKAEVYHHTELLAELVKDGRLKPKFEVNETITFHDSCYLGRYNEVYDAPRDILKAIPGVTLVEMARNRDTGMCCGAGGGLMWMEEETGHRINVARTEQALAVKPSVISSGCPYCLTMLSDGTKAKEVEETVSTYDVAELLEKAVIGEAQIVS, encoded by the coding sequence ATGAACGCCATGCTTTGGATCAACTTGATTGCTTTTCTAATTGTAACCGCTTACGCAGTTAGTCTGTTTGTTTATGTAGTCAAAACGAGAATCGAGTACATAAAGCTTGGGAAGAAGGTGGAGTTTGAATCCCGAGTGAAGGAAAGGCTCGATAAGATTTGGGTTAATGTATTCGGGCAAAAAAAGCTGTTAAAGGATAAGAAAAGCGGAATGATTCATGTGATGTTTTTTTACGGATTTATTCTTGTTCAATTTGGGGCGATCGATTTTATTATTAAAGGTCTTGTACCAGGTGCGCACTTGCCACTAGGACCTCTGTATCCAGGATTTACGTTTTTTCAGGAAATGGTCACCTTAATGATATTAGTGGCGGTTTTTTGGGCGTTTCATCGTCGATATGTAGAAAAATTGGTTCGTTTGAAACGGAATTTTAAATCGGGACTCGTGTTAATTTTTATCGGTGGATTAATGCTTTCTGTACTACTTGGAAATGGAATGAGTCTCATCTGGCATGCTCATGAAGCCTCATGGACAGAGCCAATTGCCTCATTAGTGAGCCTAGCTTTTTCTTGGATAGGAGAAACAGCTTCCATCGCGATTTTCTATGTGGCTTGGTGGATTCATCTTTTGTTCCTGCTAGCATTTCTTGTGTATGTTCCACAGTCCAAGCACGCGCACTTGATTGCAGGTCCAGCGAATGTGTATTTTAATCGCTTAGAAAAGCCAGGGAAATTAACCAAGATTGATTTTGAAGACGAAACACAAGAAACCTTCGGTGTGGGGAAAATTGAAGATTTCACTCAGCATCAGCTCATTGACTTATACGCGTGTGTAGAATGCGGACGCTGTACGAATATGTGTCCAGCAACAGGGACAGGAAAGATGCTGTCACCGATGGACTTGATTGTAAAAATGCGCGATCACTTAACCAATCATGGGGCAGCCATTACGCAAAAGCAACCATGGGTTCCGACCTTTGCTTTTTCCAATACAAAAGGAAATCAAATCGCATTAGCAGCTGCTGGAAAAGGGGTTCAGGAGTCTGCGGCAAGTCTAGCTTACAGTCCAAGCTTGATCGGAGATGTGATAACAGAGGAAGAAATTTGGGCTTGTACTACTTGCCGAAACTGTGAAGATCAATGTCCGGTCATGAATGAACATGTCGATAAAATTATTGACCTTCGTCGTTATCTGGTTTTAACAGAAGGAAAAATGGATGCCGATGCTCAAAGAGCGATGCAAAACATCGAACGTCAAGGAAATCCTTGGGGACTAAATCGCAAAGAGCGTGAAAACTGGCGCACGGAGAGAGAAGATGTTCTCATTCCAACGGTAAAAGAAATGAAAAAGTCTGGAGAAGAGTTTGAGTACTTGTTCTGGGTGGGGTCAATGGGCTCTTATGACAACCGCAGTCAAAAAATTGCTTTGTCCTTTGCGAAGCTTTTAAATGAAGCAGGTGTGAAGTTTGCGATATTAGGAAGCAAGGAAAAGAACTCCGGTGACACCGCAAGACGTCTAGGAAATGAGTTTGTATTCCAAGAGCTTGCGACAAAGAATATTGAGGAATTTGAGAAGAGCGAAGTAAAGAAGATCGTGACGATTGATCCTCATGCGTATAATACATTCAAAAATGAATACCCTGACTTCGGATTAAAAGCGGAAGTGTACCATCATACCGAGCTACTTGCTGAGCTTGTGAAGGATGGAAGACTAAAACCGAAGTTCGAAGTGAACGAAACGATCACCTTCCACGATTCTTGTTATTTAGGACGCTACAATGAGGTGTATGATGCACCACGCGATATATTAAAAGCCATTCCAGGCGTCACACTCGTAGAAATGGCTCGAAATAGAGACACGGGAATGTGCTGTGGAGCTGGTGGTGGCTTGATGTGGATGGAAGAAGAAACGGGCCATCGTATCAATGTAGCAAGAACTGAGCAAGCATTAGCCGTTAAACCGTCTGTTATTTCATCAGGCTGTCCGTATTGCCTCACCATGCTTTCAGATGGAACAAAGGCAAAGGAAGTCGAAGAAACGGTATCAACGTATGACGTGGCAGAGCTACTAGAAAAAGCCGTTATTGGAGAGGCACAAATCGTGTCGTAA
- the cls gene encoding cardiolipin synthase codes for MKVIGFILLAFVLILLLLYVDFVLGRRQHLSSIYRKSYPMRQSHIDVFTRGDALFTDLFSEIEHANEHIHVLFYILKDDPYGRRFLQILKNKALEGVEVRLLLDWAGCFSVPRKIVNEAKQAGIHFSYSHKPKFPFLFYRSQVRNHRKITVIDGKLGYIGGFNVGKEYLNEDPKLNPWRDYHLKVMGEGVHDLQREFLKDWEEETQEHLLSIPTYFPEPVSGPIRHQIIPSEGFYLEETFSGMIRGAETSIHIGSPYFIPSKRIFQDLLAALDRGVEVTILVPQTPDHAFVREASFPYLRTLISKGANVYGYAKGFYHAKILIIDDRICDSGSANFDKRSFFLNHEINCYMYDPDIISLMKNIYETDVKDGKKLSLHDLNHLSFKQKIMEWIARPISYFL; via the coding sequence ATGAAGGTTATCGGTTTCATTCTACTTGCTTTCGTACTCATCCTATTGCTATTGTATGTCGACTTTGTACTTGGCAGAAGACAACATTTATCTTCTATTTATCGAAAAAGTTATCCGATGAGGCAAAGTCATATTGATGTGTTTACAAGAGGAGATGCCCTCTTCACGGACTTATTTTCAGAAATCGAACATGCAAACGAGCATATCCATGTTCTTTTTTATATATTAAAAGATGATCCATATGGCCGTAGGTTTCTTCAAATTTTAAAAAACAAAGCATTAGAAGGAGTGGAAGTTAGACTGCTCCTCGATTGGGCAGGATGCTTTAGTGTTCCACGTAAAATTGTAAATGAAGCCAAACAAGCCGGCATTCACTTTTCGTATAGCCATAAACCGAAATTTCCTTTTCTCTTTTACCGTTCACAAGTTCGAAATCACCGAAAAATTACAGTCATTGATGGAAAGCTTGGCTATATTGGTGGTTTCAATGTCGGAAAAGAGTATTTAAATGAGGATCCAAAGCTGAACCCTTGGCGTGACTATCATTTAAAAGTTATGGGTGAAGGGGTTCATGATCTACAACGTGAGTTCTTAAAGGACTGGGAAGAGGAGACGCAGGAACATCTTCTGAGTATTCCTACTTATTTTCCTGAACCAGTTTCAGGACCAATTCGTCACCAAATTATCCCTTCAGAAGGGTTTTATCTCGAAGAAACCTTCTCCGGAATGATTCGAGGGGCTGAGACATCGATTCACATCGGTTCTCCTTATTTCATCCCTAGCAAGCGCATCTTTCAAGATTTATTGGCTGCATTGGATCGCGGTGTGGAAGTGACTATCCTTGTACCGCAAACTCCTGACCACGCGTTTGTGAGAGAGGCCTCGTTTCCTTATTTGCGCACGCTTATTTCTAAAGGGGCGAATGTCTACGGTTATGCCAAAGGCTTTTACCATGCAAAAATCCTTATCATTGATGACCGGATTTGTGATTCTGGTTCAGCCAACTTTGACAAAAGGAGCTTCTTTTTAAATCATGAAATTAACTGCTATATGTATGATCCAGACATCATCTCACTTATGAAAAATATTTATGAAACGGATGTAAAAGATGGAAAAAAATTATCCCTTCATGATTTGAACCATTTAAGCTTCAAGCAAAAAATAATGGAGTGGATCGCACGCCCTATTTCCTATTTTCTTTAG
- the uvsE gene encoding UV DNA damage repair endonuclease UvsE: MKIRFGYVSTALSLWEASPARALTFTRYKQLPASEREEKLMAVTGENIFNTLRMVCYNIAHGIQVYRLSSSIAPLSTHPEVNWDFVTPFRKEWQELGDLIRRHQMRVSFHPNQYTLFTSPREEVTKNAVIDMDYHYRMLEAMGVEKEGVLNIHVGGAYGDKTQSLKRFHENIQSLPSHIKEVTTLENDDKTYTTEETLSVCQKEGIRLVFDYHHHMANLSEEPLDTLLPKVFQTWEGCSLKPKIHISSPKSEKMYRAHADYVDLEYIMPLIDLLRSMNVDVDFMIEAKAKDMACLKLVEDISRIRGVKRVGGAAIEWK, from the coding sequence ATGAAAATTCGCTTCGGCTATGTATCGACGGCCCTTTCTCTTTGGGAGGCATCGCCTGCAAGAGCCCTGACCTTTACCCGGTATAAGCAGCTTCCCGCTTCCGAACGCGAGGAAAAACTAATGGCTGTCACGGGTGAAAATATCTTTAATACGTTACGAATGGTTTGCTATAATATCGCTCACGGCATTCAAGTGTATCGCTTATCAAGCTCGATTGCCCCGCTTTCTACTCATCCAGAGGTGAACTGGGACTTTGTCACCCCGTTTCGAAAGGAGTGGCAGGAGCTTGGCGATTTAATTCGAAGACATCAGATGCGTGTAAGCTTTCACCCAAACCAATATACTTTGTTCACCTCTCCTCGTGAAGAAGTAACAAAGAATGCGGTGATTGATATGGACTATCATTACAGAATGCTAGAAGCAATGGGAGTGGAAAAAGAAGGGGTCCTCAATATTCATGTCGGAGGGGCCTACGGGGACAAAACACAGTCACTAAAACGATTTCACGAAAACATCCAATCTCTCCCCTCCCATATCAAAGAGGTCACCACCTTAGAGAATGATGATAAAACGTACACAACCGAGGAGACCCTTTCTGTATGTCAGAAAGAGGGCATTCGTCTGGTTTTTGATTATCACCATCATATGGCCAATTTGAGTGAAGAGCCTCTCGATACTCTGCTACCAAAAGTTTTTCAAACATGGGAAGGTTGTTCTTTAAAACCGAAGATCCATATTTCTTCCCCGAAGTCGGAAAAAATGTACCGAGCACATGCTGACTATGTGGATTTGGAATATATCATGCCCTTGATCGACCTTCTCCGTTCCATGAATGTGGATGTTGACTTTATGATTGAAGCAAAGGCGAAGGATATGGCATGCCTCAAACTCGTAGAAGACATTAGCCGCATTCGGGGGGTGAAACGAGTGGGTGGGGCTGCGATTGAATGGAAATGA
- a CDS encoding XapX domain-containing protein, translated as MKLVLLSLVTGFFVGFIFALFRLPIPAPPALAGITGIVGIYLGFKVFEQLTPWLQSFGK; from the coding sequence ATGAAGCTTGTCCTTTTATCTTTAGTAACGGGTTTTTTCGTCGGGTTTATTTTTGCACTCTTTCGTCTGCCCATTCCGGCACCACCTGCTTTAGCAGGTATCACTGGAATTGTTGGAATCTATTTAGGTTTTAAAGTGTTTGAGCAGTTAACTCCATGGCTGCAAAGTTTTGGAAAATAA
- the mnmH gene encoding tRNA 2-selenouridine(34) synthase MnmH has translation MIRDCSVEKFLENKHRYTTIDVRSPGEFADSHIPGSVNIPLFTNEERALIGTLYKQEGQKEAKWKAMEIVSPKIPDMLARIQEIEESGREPMVYCWRGGMRSQSVATFATLAGLHVRRIEGGYRAYREHVVEHLSDLIPAESVVITGMTGTGKTDILQHLKTAGYPVLDLEKYANHKGSVFGSIGGEVPHNQKMFDALLFEDLKKLKGSPYFIMEGESKRIGHAVQPTELAEKKLKGLHITVYSSIEKRMERIYEQYVKPYEHSDAFHERVELALKMIIKRIKSFDIQMELLRCVEEREYMPLIRLLMEHYYDPRYGNKVGDYENPEIFVCSDSILEATNKIAEIIEQSRRAKIEV, from the coding sequence ATGATTAGAGACTGTTCAGTTGAAAAGTTTTTAGAAAATAAACATCGCTATACGACGATCGATGTACGGTCACCAGGTGAGTTCGCTGATAGCCATATTCCTGGGTCGGTCAATATTCCTCTTTTTACAAATGAAGAGCGGGCATTGATTGGAACCCTTTATAAGCAAGAAGGCCAAAAGGAAGCCAAATGGAAGGCGATGGAGATTGTTAGTCCAAAAATTCCTGATATGCTTGCACGAATTCAGGAGATTGAAGAGTCTGGTCGCGAGCCCATGGTGTACTGCTGGAGAGGTGGAATGAGAAGCCAATCCGTTGCCACATTTGCCACACTGGCTGGGCTTCATGTTAGGAGGATTGAGGGGGGCTACCGTGCCTATCGTGAGCATGTGGTGGAGCATCTCTCTGACTTAATTCCTGCTGAATCAGTGGTCATTACCGGGATGACGGGAACAGGGAAAACGGACATTCTTCAGCATCTAAAAACGGCAGGATATCCCGTGCTCGATTTAGAAAAGTACGCAAACCATAAGGGGTCGGTGTTTGGCTCGATTGGTGGGGAAGTTCCACATAACCAAAAGATGTTTGATGCTCTTCTTTTTGAAGATTTAAAGAAACTCAAAGGCTCTCCATATTTCATTATGGAAGGAGAGAGCAAACGAATTGGACATGCTGTGCAGCCAACAGAGTTAGCCGAGAAAAAATTGAAAGGACTTCATATTACCGTCTATTCCTCCATTGAAAAACGAATGGAACGAATTTATGAGCAGTACGTGAAGCCTTATGAGCACTCAGATGCTTTTCATGAACGTGTTGAGCTTGCTTTAAAGATGATTATTAAGAGAATAAAATCATTTGATATTCAAATGGAGCTCCTAAGATGTGTGGAAGAAAGAGAGTATATGCCCCTTATCAGACTGTTAATGGAGCATTATTATGATCCGCGCTACGGCAATAAAGTAGGGGACTATGAGAACCCGGAAATTTTTGTTTGCAGCGATTCGATTTTAGAGGCGACAAACAAGATAGCGGAGATTATTGAGCAATCAAGAAGAGCAAAAATCGAAGTATAA
- the argS gene encoding arginine--tRNA ligase, translating to MNIVEQVQLKLKEEIRAAVIKAELATEEQLPDVILETPKDKANGDYSTNMAMQLARVAKKAPRAIADALVANFDQSKASIEKIDIAGPGFINFYMNNNYLTDLIPTILTAGDKYGETTVGNGQKIQVEFVSANPTGDLHLGHARGAAVGDSLCNVLAKAGYDVSREYYINDAGNQINNLALSVEARYFQALGLEKDMPADGYHGEDIIGIGKRLAEEYGDKFVNADEKERFDFFRSYGLKEEMAKLKQDLEDFRVPFDVWYSETSLYGDGKIDVALDKLRENGYIYEEDGATWFRSTDLGDDKDRVLIKQDGSYTYLTPDIAYHKNKLDRGFEKLINIWGADHHGYIPRMKAAIEALGYGKDVLEVEIIQLVHLYKNGEKMKMSKRTGKAVTMRDLVEEVGLDATRYFFAMRSADTHMDFDLDLAVSQSNENPVYYAQYAHARICSILRQGEENGFTYDTNADFSLIGAEKEIEVLKKLGEFPLAVAEAAEKRMPHRVTNYIYELASTFHSFYNAEKVLDAENVERTKARLSLIKAVQTTLKNALKLIGVSAPEKM from the coding sequence TTGAATATCGTTGAACAGGTACAATTGAAACTTAAAGAAGAAATAAGAGCGGCAGTAATAAAAGCAGAGTTAGCAACAGAGGAGCAGCTTCCAGATGTAATTTTAGAAACACCAAAGGATAAAGCAAATGGAGACTACTCGACCAATATGGCGATGCAGCTAGCGAGAGTAGCAAAGAAAGCACCGCGTGCGATTGCGGACGCACTTGTGGCAAACTTTGATCAATCAAAGGCGTCCATTGAAAAAATTGATATTGCTGGTCCTGGATTTATCAATTTTTACATGAACAATAATTACTTAACTGATTTAATTCCTACCATTCTTACAGCTGGTGATAAATACGGAGAAACAACAGTTGGAAATGGACAGAAAATTCAGGTTGAGTTTGTGTCTGCGAATCCAACAGGAGACCTTCACCTTGGTCATGCTCGTGGAGCGGCTGTTGGGGACTCTCTTTGTAATGTGTTAGCAAAAGCGGGTTACGATGTATCTCGTGAATATTATATTAACGATGCAGGAAACCAAATCAATAATCTTGCCCTATCAGTAGAAGCGCGTTACTTCCAAGCACTTGGGTTGGAAAAAGACATGCCAGCTGATGGATACCATGGGGAAGATATCATTGGAATCGGTAAGCGTTTAGCTGAAGAGTATGGCGACAAGTTCGTGAATGCGGATGAGAAAGAGCGCTTTGACTTTTTCCGTAGCTACGGGTTAAAAGAGGAAATGGCCAAGCTGAAGCAGGATCTTGAGGACTTCCGCGTGCCATTTGACGTGTGGTACTCTGAAACCTCTCTTTATGGAGATGGAAAAATTGATGTAGCTTTAGACAAACTTCGTGAAAATGGCTATATTTACGAAGAAGATGGAGCCACTTGGTTCCGTTCAACCGATCTAGGAGATGACAAAGACCGCGTGCTTATTAAGCAGGATGGTTCTTACACCTACTTAACACCTGACATCGCTTATCATAAAAATAAGCTTGATCGTGGATTTGAAAAGCTTATTAATATTTGGGGTGCCGATCACCACGGGTATATTCCTAGAATGAAAGCAGCGATCGAAGCATTAGGGTATGGAAAAGATGTACTTGAGGTCGAAATCATCCAGCTTGTTCACCTGTACAAAAACGGTGAAAAGATGAAGATGAGTAAGCGAACAGGAAAAGCGGTTACGATGCGTGATCTTGTTGAAGAGGTAGGATTAGATGCGACTCGATATTTCTTTGCGATGAGAAGTGCAGATACGCATATGGACTTTGACCTGGACTTAGCTGTATCACAATCCAATGAAAATCCAGTATACTACGCCCAATATGCACATGCTCGTATTTGCAGTATCCTTCGTCAAGGGGAAGAGAATGGGTTCACGTATGATACGAACGCTGATTTCTCTTTAATCGGCGCTGAGAAGGAAATTGAAGTGCTTAAAAAGCTTGGTGAGTTTCCTTTAGCAGTGGCAGAGGCCGCCGAGAAGCGCATGCCACACCGAGTGACGAACTATATTTATGAACTTGCTTCAACTTTCCATAGCTTTTACAATGCGGAAAAAGTATTGGATGCGGAAAACGTGGAGCGCACAAAGGCACGCCTTTCATTAATTAAAGCGGTTCAAACGACGTTAAAGAATGCACTGAAATTAATCGGAGTTTCCGCTCCTGAAAAAATGTAA
- a CDS encoding DUF1934 domain-containing protein — protein MIKGSVWPLPIQPADQIPVKIKVHTTIENGGEKETFELTTFGRYYVKNASGYLQYEESTEEGPMKTTMKLTDDGILLMRSGSVKMRMLLEEQKQHRGSYTTPFGELLMITDTKELQHRWNSESSIGTIEVLYDLSIQGSKAGTYKLQIVFEEEKR, from the coding sequence ATGATAAAAGGAAGTGTATGGCCGTTGCCGATTCAACCAGCGGATCAAATTCCCGTAAAAATTAAGGTACATACGACGATTGAGAATGGTGGGGAAAAGGAAACTTTTGAACTCACAACTTTTGGTCGATACTATGTAAAGAATGCGAGCGGCTACCTTCAATACGAGGAAAGTACAGAAGAGGGGCCGATGAAGACCACGATGAAGCTCACAGATGATGGAATTCTTCTGATGAGAAGTGGCTCGGTGAAAATGCGAATGCTGTTAGAAGAACAGAAGCAGCATCGTGGCAGCTATACAACTCCATTTGGAGAGCTGCTAATGATCACAGATACAAAAGAACTTCAGCATAGATGGAACAGTGAGAGTAGTATAGGAACGATTGAGGTGTTATACGATCTTTCGATACAAGGCTCAAAAGCAGGTACATACAAATTGCAAATCGTGTTTGAGGAGGAAAAACGTTGA
- the speB gene encoding agmatinase → MRFDEAYSGNVFIKSHPSFEESKAVLYGMPMDWTVSYRPGSRFGPARIREVSIGLEEYSLYLDRELEDVKYYDAGDIPLPFGNPQRSLDMIEEFVDQVLDAGKFPLGMGGEHLVSWPVFKAMVKKYPDLAIIHMDAHTDLRENYEGEPLSHSTPIRKVADLIGPQNVYSFGIRSGMKEEFQWAKEVGMHISPFEVLEPLKKVLPTLAGRPVYVTIDIDVLDPAHAPGTGTVDAGGITSRELLASIHEIARSEVNVVGADLVEVAPIYDHSEQTANTASKLIREMILGWVK, encoded by the coding sequence ATGCGTTTTGATGAAGCATACTCAGGTAATGTGTTTATTAAAAGCCATCCAAGCTTTGAGGAAAGTAAAGCGGTATTGTACGGAATGCCAATGGACTGGACAGTAAGTTACCGCCCAGGATCACGTTTTGGTCCAGCGCGTATTCGTGAGGTATCTATAGGTTTAGAAGAATACAGCTTGTACTTAGACCGTGAGCTAGAAGATGTGAAATACTATGATGCAGGTGATATTCCACTTCCATTCGGAAATCCACAGCGTAGTTTAGATATGATTGAAGAGTTCGTGGATCAGGTTCTTGATGCAGGGAAATTCCCACTTGGTATGGGTGGAGAACATTTAGTTTCTTGGCCCGTTTTTAAAGCGATGGTAAAAAAGTATCCGGATTTAGCCATCATACATATGGATGCACACACAGACCTTCGTGAGAACTATGAGGGAGAGCCATTATCTCACTCGACACCGATTCGTAAGGTAGCAGACTTAATCGGACCACAAAATGTGTATTCATTTGGGATCCGTAGCGGCATGAAGGAAGAATTCCAATGGGCGAAGGAAGTCGGCATGCATATTTCTCCGTTCGAAGTACTTGAGCCTTTAAAGAAAGTATTGCCAACATTAGCAGGACGTCCCGTGTATGTGACGATTGATATCGACGTTCTTGACCCAGCACATGCACCAGGAACAGGAACCGTTGATGCAGGTGGAATTACTTCTAGAGAGCTATTAGCTTCTATTCACGAAATTGCACGCTCGGAAGTGAATGTAGTGGGAGCAGACTTAGTAGAAGTAGCTCCAATTTACGACCACTCTGAACAAACAGCAAACACAGCAAGCAAACTCATCCGCGAAATGATTCTTGGATGGGTGAAATAA